In Apostichopus japonicus isolate 1M-3 chromosome 5, ASM3797524v1, whole genome shotgun sequence, a single window of DNA contains:
- the LOC139968136 gene encoding PC-esterase domain-containing protein 1B-like: MSLFLHEDVKQLLYNKFVVIIGDSVHRGIYKDLVCLLQGNEFLSRKDLKAKGEETFMNDRLIEGGMKGVMTNGINYREVRQYLTDTHLIRFYFVTRIHNSYWREVIFRDLCGEPKPDVIVMNSCLWDISRYGPGGMHQYKENLEKTFQTLTSIVSEDCICIWDTALPVANKIKGGFLLPELSSLCDTLRLDVLEGNYYARQLAVAYDIHVLDLNYFFRSLMGMQVPDGVHWNFRAHRRFTNLLLCHLAKIWNLKLPYHQDVNSKAQQQQKKNVPQKSVKKVGNPMYAQNIPVSSSYIHATQKTTTSTNRGDVPPQVWHAPQNQLYTSLYESRAPNQPITQSSLRTFYQQVPIGRQIRQPRYLTQSYPYVAGPSANRWVNPNHAGPYQSPYYYDSGQGYSYFNQYAETPQSRYHWYPDGSARRQQRMLADRQQEIVGAMTNYASSQWRVQ; the protein is encoded by the exons ATGTCGTTGTTCCTACATGAAGATGTCAAGCAGCTGCTTTataataaatttgttgttatCATTGGAGATTCTG TTCACAGGGGCATCTACAAAGATCTAGTCTGTCTCCTACAAGGAAATGAGTTTCTTAGCAGGAAAGATCTCAAGGCTAAG GGAGAAGAAACATTTATGAATGACAGATTGATTGAAGGTGGTATGAAGGGTGTCATGACAAATGGAATAAACTATCGAGAAGTGAGACAATACCTGACGGATACTCATCTAATAAG ATTTTATTTTGTGACAAGAATTCACAACAGCTACTGGAGGGAAGTGATCTTTCGAGATTTGTGTGGCGAACCTAAACCTGATGTCATTGTCATGAACTCGTGTCTGTGGGACATTTCCCGGTATGGGCCTGGCGGGATGCATCAGTACAAAGAGAACTTGGAGAAAACCTTCCAGACTCTGACATCGATAGTCTCAGAGGACTGCATCTGCATTTGGGATACTGCACTACCAGTGGCAAACAAAATTAAAGGGGGCTTTCTCCTTCCTGAGCTGTCTTCTCTCTGTGACACCCTAAGACTGGATGTTTTGGAAGGTAATTATTACGCCCGACAGCTAGCAGTGGCATACGACATCCACGTCTTGGACTTGAACTACTTTTTCCGCTCGTTGATGGGGATGCAAGTACCTGATGGGGTGCACTGGAACTTTAGAGCTCACAGAAGGTTCACAAACCTTCTTCTGTGTCATCTCGCCAAGATATGGAACCTGAAATTACCTTACCATCAAGACGTCAACTCGAAGGCCCAGCAACAGCAGAAGAAAAATGTTCCACAGAAGAGTGTGAAGAAAGTTGGCAACCCTATGTATGCACAAAATATTCCAGTTTCATCTTCATACATACATGCCACACAAAAGACTACCACATCCACTAACAGAGGAGATGTCCCACCTCAAGTATGGCATGCACCACAAAACCAATTGTACACTAGTCTCTATGAAAGTAGAGCCCCAAATCAACCGATAACCCAGTCATCGTTGAGAACATTTTATCAGCAAGTGCCCATTGGCCGCCAAATTAGGCAGCCACGGTATTTAACCCAGAGCTATCCTTACGTAGCTGGACCATCTGCTAATCGATGGGTAAATCCAAATCATGCTGGACCCTATCAAAGTCCGTATTATTATGACAGTGGACAAGGTTACTCTTACTTTAACCAATACGCTGAAACACCTCAGAGCAGATATCACTGGTATCCAGATGGCAGTGCCAGGCGACAACAAAGGATGTTGGCTGACCGCCAGCAAGAGATCGTGGGTGCAATGACCAACTATGCGTCCAGTCAGTGGAGAGTCCAGTAG